From Micromonospora rhizosphaerae, the proteins below share one genomic window:
- a CDS encoding aldo/keto reductase family protein, with protein MEFRHLGRSGLMVSEISYGNWITHGSQVEEDAATACVRAALDTGITTFDTADVYAGTKAEEVLGRALKGERREGLEIFTKVFWPTGPGRNDRGLSRKHIMESINGSLRRLQTDYVDLYQAHRYDYSTPLEETMEAFADVVHSGKAHYIGVSEWKASQIREAHRLARELRIPLVSSQPQYSMLWRVIEAEVIPTSEELGIGQIVWSPMAQGVLSGKYRPGQPPPAGSRATDEKSGAGFIAKWLTDEVLTRVQQLKPLAEQAGLTMAQLAIAWVLQNPNVSSAIVGASRPEQVHDNVKAAGVKLDADLLKAIDEIVEPITERDPAKTESPAQRP; from the coding sequence ATGGAATTCCGACACCTGGGCCGCTCCGGCCTGATGGTCAGCGAGATCTCGTACGGCAACTGGATCACCCACGGTTCGCAGGTCGAGGAGGACGCGGCGACCGCCTGCGTCCGGGCCGCCCTGGACACCGGCATCACCACCTTCGACACCGCCGACGTGTACGCCGGCACCAAGGCCGAGGAGGTGCTCGGCCGGGCGCTCAAGGGCGAGCGGCGCGAGGGGCTGGAGATCTTCACCAAGGTCTTCTGGCCGACCGGTCCGGGCCGCAACGACCGCGGCCTGTCCCGCAAGCACATCATGGAGTCCATCAACGGCTCGCTGCGCCGGCTGCAGACCGACTACGTGGACCTCTACCAGGCCCACCGGTACGACTACAGCACCCCGCTGGAGGAGACGATGGAGGCGTTCGCCGACGTCGTGCACTCCGGCAAGGCGCACTACATCGGGGTCTCGGAGTGGAAGGCGTCGCAGATCCGGGAGGCCCACCGGCTCGCCCGCGAGCTGCGCATCCCGCTGGTCTCCAGCCAGCCGCAGTACTCGATGCTGTGGCGGGTCATCGAGGCGGAGGTCATCCCCACCAGCGAGGAGCTGGGCATCGGCCAGATCGTCTGGTCGCCGATGGCCCAGGGCGTGCTCTCCGGCAAGTACCGGCCAGGTCAGCCGCCGCCGGCCGGCTCCCGGGCCACGGACGAGAAGTCGGGCGCCGGGTTCATCGCGAAGTGGCTGACCGACGAGGTGCTCACCCGGGTGCAGCAGCTCAAGCCGCTGGCCGAGCAGGCCGGGCTGACGATGGCGCAGCTCGCCATCGCCTGGGTGCTGCAGAACCCGAACGTCTCCTCGGCGATCGTCGGCGCGTCCCGCCCCGAGCAGGTGCACGACAACGTCAAGGCGGCCGGCGTGAAGCTCGACGCCGACCTGCTCAAGGCGATCGACGAGATCGTCGAGCCGATCACCGAGCGCGACCCGGCGAAGACCGAGTCCCCCGCGCAGCGTCCGTGA
- a CDS encoding site-2 protease family protein, giving the protein MMSRPGEPLVLGVPRGAFRPSPIFLALVALFVTSGVMAWQRFGNVRFDVFLFVISGWLVSLCLHEYAHAVVAFRAGDRDIAHRGYLTLNPFKYTHPLLSIVFPVIVVLLGGIGLPGGAVWVDQRAIPGRLRDSLVSLAGPATNVLFTLLLVAALRIGFGGGGSLEFWAGVGLLAFLQLTASVLNLLPVPGLDGGNMIQPWLNPQWRRMYDLFAPYGFILLFALLWNPRIGGWFFGAVFWVADLLGLRPGFYSVGLELIRFWQG; this is encoded by the coding sequence ATGATGAGCCGTCCCGGCGAGCCGCTGGTGCTCGGAGTGCCCCGGGGGGCGTTCCGGCCCAGCCCGATCTTCCTCGCCCTGGTCGCGCTCTTCGTGACCAGCGGGGTGATGGCCTGGCAGCGGTTCGGCAACGTCCGCTTCGACGTCTTCCTCTTCGTGATCTCGGGCTGGCTGGTCTCGCTCTGCCTGCACGAGTACGCCCACGCGGTGGTGGCGTTCCGGGCCGGGGACCGGGACATCGCGCACCGCGGCTACCTGACGCTCAACCCGTTCAAGTACACCCACCCGCTGCTGTCGATCGTGTTCCCGGTGATCGTGGTGCTGCTGGGCGGCATCGGCCTGCCCGGTGGGGCGGTCTGGGTGGACCAGCGCGCCATCCCCGGCCGGCTGCGGGACAGCCTGGTCAGCCTGGCCGGCCCGGCCACCAACGTGCTCTTCACCCTGCTGCTGGTGGCGGCGCTGCGGATCGGCTTCGGCGGCGGCGGGTCGCTGGAGTTCTGGGCCGGGGTGGGACTGCTGGCCTTCCTCCAGCTCACCGCCAGCGTGCTGAACCTCCTGCCGGTGCCCGGACTGGACGGCGGCAACATGATCCAGCCGTGGCTGAACCCGCAGTGGCGCCGGATGTACGACCTGTTCGCGCCGTACGGCTTCATCCTGCTCTTCGCGCTGCTGTGGAACCCGCGGATCGGCGGCTGGTTCTTCGGTGCGGTCTTCTGGGTCGCCGACCTGCTCGGCCTCCGGCCCGGCTTCTACTCCGTCGGCCTGGAGCTGATCCGCTTCTGGCAGGGCTGA
- a CDS encoding serine/threonine-protein kinase, with amino-acid sequence MLTRGVVLSDRYLLSERIATGGMGAVWRCTDTLLGREVAVKVLLPSLVADPEFTTRFHGEARMMAALRHPGIVQVHDFGSATLADGSQVSYLVMEYVDGEPLLTWIRRAGHLDPASTMSVVAQAAQALHAAHGAGIVHRDVKPGNLLVKRDGRVVLVDFGIARSATMAGITAANMVLGTASYMSPEQAAGQPVSPATDVYALGAVAYYCLAGRPPFDGENPLQVALRHVQDEPAPLPPGTPPAVIEVVRRALAKSPADRFPGAAAMAEAAQDARDATLASVPVPPRPPWAVPGPAVAGPAALPTPEAPAAPNAAGPPPATPSGGASADAPAPHGRPPASVGPDGTPTPPRPVTVAPAWSAGVAQPGAAAPRPGGYGPQQDHPGMPNPLEEPTSGRPGRGRTLALAGAAGIVLVALLTTVAVAALRSPAGSDSRERRAALTGESAAAPPAPPEPQVSGNTPEPGSSTGRATKSPPAAPTRSTGHPAAPTTAGSTAQPTTGTTGAPTPSSTTSAPEKANPYTAGQVCGSGYQVIDSATLTAGGTRQGRVYLLYNPGNGYNCVVTLKDTGVGTATTVAAYLEVQGRTRSTDSGAFKYYAGPVRAGAAGACVKWGGSAGGASYGSPFEHCG; translated from the coding sequence GTGCTGACTCGAGGAGTGGTGCTCAGCGACCGCTATCTGCTGAGCGAACGCATCGCGACCGGTGGCATGGGGGCCGTCTGGCGGTGCACGGACACGTTGCTCGGCCGCGAGGTGGCGGTGAAGGTGCTGCTGCCGTCGCTGGTCGCCGACCCGGAGTTCACCACCCGTTTCCACGGCGAGGCGCGGATGATGGCCGCCCTGCGGCATCCCGGAATCGTGCAGGTCCACGACTTCGGCTCGGCGACGCTCGCGGACGGCAGCCAGGTCAGCTACCTGGTGATGGAGTACGTCGACGGCGAGCCGCTGCTGACCTGGATCCGCCGGGCCGGCCACCTCGACCCGGCCTCCACCATGTCGGTGGTGGCGCAGGCCGCCCAGGCGCTGCACGCCGCGCACGGCGCGGGAATCGTGCACCGGGACGTCAAGCCGGGCAACCTGCTGGTCAAGCGGGACGGCAGGGTGGTGCTGGTCGACTTCGGCATCGCCCGGTCCGCCACCATGGCCGGGATCACCGCCGCCAACATGGTCCTCGGCACCGCCTCCTACATGTCGCCGGAGCAGGCGGCCGGCCAGCCCGTCTCGCCGGCCACCGACGTCTACGCGCTCGGCGCGGTCGCCTACTACTGCCTCGCCGGCCGACCGCCGTTCGACGGGGAGAACCCGCTCCAGGTGGCGCTGCGGCACGTCCAGGACGAGCCCGCCCCGCTGCCGCCCGGCACCCCGCCGGCGGTGATCGAGGTGGTCCGCCGGGCACTGGCCAAGAGCCCCGCCGACCGGTTCCCCGGCGCCGCGGCGATGGCCGAGGCCGCCCAGGACGCCCGGGACGCCACGCTGGCCAGCGTCCCGGTGCCGCCCCGCCCGCCCTGGGCCGTGCCGGGCCCGGCCGTCGCCGGCCCCGCCGCGCTGCCGACGCCCGAGGCCCCCGCCGCGCCAAACGCGGCCGGACCGCCGCCGGCGACGCCGAGCGGCGGGGCGTCGGCGGACGCCCCGGCACCGCACGGCCGGCCGCCCGCCTCGGTCGGCCCGGACGGCACGCCCACCCCGCCCAGACCCGTGACGGTCGCCCCGGCCTGGTCGGCCGGCGTCGCGCAGCCCGGTGCTGCCGCGCCGCGCCCCGGCGGGTACGGCCCGCAACAGGACCACCCCGGCATGCCGAACCCGCTCGAGGAACCGACGAGCGGCCGGCCGGGCCGCGGGCGGACGCTCGCCCTGGCCGGCGCGGCGGGCATCGTGCTCGTCGCGCTGCTGACGACGGTGGCCGTGGCGGCGCTGCGCTCGCCGGCCGGATCCGATTCGCGGGAGCGTCGGGCCGCGCTCACCGGCGAGTCCGCCGCGGCCCCACCGGCACCGCCGGAGCCGCAGGTCAGCGGGAACACGCCGGAGCCCGGGAGCAGCACTGGCCGGGCCACGAAGTCCCCGCCGGCCGCGCCGACCCGGTCGACTGGGCACCCGGCCGCCCCGACCACCGCCGGCAGCACGGCACAGCCGACCACCGGCACGACCGGTGCACCGACGCCGAGCAGCACCACCAGCGCCCCGGAGAAGGCCAACCCGTACACCGCCGGGCAGGTGTGCGGCAGCGGCTACCAGGTGATCGACTCGGCGACGCTGACCGCGGGCGGTACCCGACAGGGCCGGGTGTACCTGCTCTACAACCCCGGCAACGGTTACAACTGCGTGGTCACCCTCAAGGACACCGGCGTCGGCACCGCCACCACCGTGGCGGCGTACCTGGAGGTGCAGGGGCGGACCCGGAGCACGGACAGCGGCGCCTTCAAGTACTACGCCGGCCCGGTCCGGGCCGGCGCCGCCGGCGCCTGCGTGAAGTGGGGCGGCTCGGCCGGCGGGGCCAGCTACGGCAGCCCCTTCGAGCACTGCGGCTGA